The following are encoded together in the Glycine soja cultivar W05 chromosome 5, ASM419377v2, whole genome shotgun sequence genome:
- the LOC114412535 gene encoding pentatricopeptide repeat-containing protein At5g46580, chloroplastic-like: MATPLPTVVDVYFTDTKRTRFSITTPCRQKTNRKFFIHCATSNSTPEAPPTPTSDNNNNNKKNTSLSDQLAPLANKTLSSATRDQSYALSKPKSTWVNPTKAKRSVLSSERQKRATYSYSPQLRDLKRFAQKLNESGSSEDEFLACLEEIPRPISRENALLILNTLKPWQKTNLFLNWIRTQNLLPMETIFYNVTMKSLRFGKQFGLIEDLAHQMIDNGVPLDNITYSTIISCAKKCNLYDKAVHWFERMYKTGLMPDEVTYSAILDVYARLGKVEEVISLYERGRATGWKPDPITFSVLGKMFGEAGDYDGIRYVFQEMESVGVQPNLVVYNTLLEAMGKAGKPGFARGLFEEMIESGIVPNEKTLTAVIKIYGKARWSRDALELWQRMKENGWPMDFILYNTLLNMCADVGLVEEAETLFRDMKQSVHCKPDSWSYTAMLNIYGSQGDVDKAMKLFDEMCKLGVELNVMGFTCLIQCLGRAMEFDDLVRVFDISVERGIKPDDRLCGCLLSVVSLSQGSNDEEKVLACLQQANPKLVAFIHLIEDEKTSFETVKEEFKGIMSNAAVEVRRPFCNCLIDICRNKDLLERAHELLYLGTLYGLYPGLHNKTVEEWCLDVRSLSVGAALTALEEWMWTLTKIVKREETLPELFLAQTGTGAHKFAQGLNISFASHLRKLAAPFKQSEEKVGCFIASREDLVSWVQSKSTAAAT; this comes from the coding sequence ATGGCTACTCCACTGCCTACCGTTGTGGATGTGTATTTCACAGACACCAAAAGAACTAGATTCAGCATCACCACGCCTTGTAGGCAAAAAACCAATAGAAAATTCTTCATACACTGCGCTACTTCAAATTCCACTCCAGAAGCTCCTCCAACACCAACTtcagacaacaacaacaacaacaagaaaaacACTTCCTTATCCGACCAACTCGCACCCCTTGCCAACAAAACCCTATCTTCCGCCACAAGAGACCAATCCTATGCGTTATCTAAGCCAAAATCCACATGGGTCAACCCCACCAAAGCAAAACGCTCTGTGTTATCCTCTGAGAGACAAAAACGTGCTACTTACTCATACAGTCCACAATTAAGAGATTTGAAACGTTTTGCTCAGAAACTGAACGAGTCTGGTTCCTCTGAAGACGAGTTCTTGGCTTGTTTGGAGGAGATTCCACGCCCAATTTCAAGAGAAAACGCCTTGTTGATACTCAACACGTTGAAGCCATGGCAAAAGACCAATCTTTTCCTGAATTGGATCAGGACCCAGAACTTGCTTCCCATGGAAACCATATTCTACAATGTCACAATGAAGTCTCTGAGGTTTGGGAAGCAGTTTGGGCTGATAGAAGACCTTGCACACCAAATGATTGATAATGGGGTTCCACTGGACAACATCACTTACTCCACCATCATTTCCTGTGCCAAGAAGTGCAACCTCTATGACAAAGCAGTGCACTGGTTTGAGAGGATGTACAAGACCGGTTTGATGCCTGATGAGGTAACTTACTCTGCTATTCTAGATGTTTATGCTAGGTTAGGCAAGGTTGAAGAAGTGATAAGCTTGTATGAGAGAGGTAGGGCAACTGGGTGGAAGCCTGACCCTATTACTTTCTCTGTGTTGGGGAAGATGTTTGGGGAGGCTGGGGACTATGATGGCATTAGGTACGTGTTTCAGGAGATGGAGTCTGTTGGGGTGCAGCCTAATTTGGTTGTGTACAATACCTTGTTGGAGGCAATGGGAAAGGCTGGGAAGCCGGGGTTTGCGAGGGGCCTGTTTGAGGAAATGATCGAGTCAGGGATTGTGCCGAATGAGAAGACTCTGACTGCGGTTATTAAGATATACGGCAAGGCCAGGTGGTCGCGAGATGCGTTGGAGCTGTGGCAGCGGATGAAGGAAAATGGCTGGCCTATGGATTTTATCTTGTATAATACTTTGTTGAATATGTGTGCGGATGTTGGACTGGTGGAGGAAGCCGAAACTTTGTTCAGGGACATGAAGCAGTCTGTGCATTGCAAGCCGGACAGTTGGAGTTACACGGCAATGCTCAACATATATGGGAGTCAGGGAGATGTTGACAAGGCGATGAAATTGTTTGACGAGATGTGTAAGTTGGGTGTTGAACTCAATGTGATGGGGTTTACCTGTTTGATTCAGTGCTTGGGAAGGGCAATGGAATTTGATGATTTGGTGAGAGTTTTTGACATTTCGGTTGAGAGAGGAATTAAGCCAGATGATAGGCTATGTGGTTGCTTGCTATCTGTTGTGTCTCTGTCTCAGGGTAGCAATGATGAGGAAAAAGTCCTTGCCTGTTTGCAGCAAGCTAACCCGAAACTGGTTGCCTTTATTCATTTGATTGAAGATGAAAAAACCAGTTTTGAGACTGTCAAGGAAGAGTTCAAGGGTATCATGAGCAATGCTGCGGTTGAAGTGAGAAGACCCTTCTGTAACTGCTTGATTGACATATGTAGAAACAAAGATCTTCTAGAGAGAGCCCATGAGCTACTCTACTTGGGAACCTTGTATGGATTATACCCAGGTTTGCACAACAAAACTGTCGAAGAATGGTGTTTAGACGTTCGGTCATTGTCGGTTGGTGCAGCTCTAACTGCACTGGAAGAGTGGATGTGGACACTCACCAAAATCGTTAAGCGGGAGGAGACACTGCCTGAGTTATTCCTAGCCCAAACTGGTACTGGTGCTCATAAGTTTGCCCAAGGACTCAACATTTCTTTTGCCTCTCATTTGAGAAAACTAGCTGCTCCATTTAAGCAGAGTGAGGAAAAAGTAGGCTGTTTTATTGCAAGTAGAGAGGATTTAGTCTCTTGGGTGCAATCAAAGTCTACTGCAGCTGCTACATAG
- the LOC114412536 gene encoding protein phosphatase 2C 29-like: protein MGSGVSTLCWCSGTNNEPDVIFSATDPLDETLGHSFCYVRSSARFLSPTHSDRFLSPSTSLRFSPTHTRPEFHETGFKAISGASVSANSSLPTTVIHLDEEVNGVSSRGNIVNGFESTASFSALPLQPVPRGGEPFEVSGFFLSGPIEANAVSGPLPSAAAYGVGGGDVPFSAPLAGLYSKKNKKKVISGFRKTFNRNTPEKKRPWVVPVLNFAGRKESEGRPQQPPQAAAAASNVQWALGKAGEDRVHVVVSEELGWLFVGIYDGFNGGDAPEFLMGNLYRAVHNELQGLFWELEEEEQPLPQESNPVVEGTESKRRKLWELLAEDGLDLSGSDRFAFSVDDALSVNNANAGSAVSRRWLLLSKLKQGLTKQKEGEGRGWNMGNEEKERENQEKHCGRKRRVGPVDHGLVLSALSRALEVTELAYLDMTDKLLDTNPELALMGSCLLVALMRDEDVYVMNVGDSRAIVAHYEPKEVDSSVELGSKRGVESGAQSIVEVPLGLGQIGSAQQKRLVALQLSTDHSTSIEEEVIRIKNEHPDDAQCIVNGRVKGRLKVTRAFGAGFLKQPKWNDAVLEMFRNEFIGTAPYISCSPSLCHHRLCQRDQFLILSSDGLYQYLNNDEVVSHVESFMEKFPEGDPAQHLIEELLLRAAKKAGMDFHELLDIPQGDRRKYHDDVTVMVISLEGRIWKSSGKYP from the exons ATGGGAAGTGGAGTTTCAACACTCTGTTGGTGCTCTGGGACCAACAACGAGCCCGACGTTATTTTCAGCGCCACCGACCCACTGGACGAAACCCTAGGCCACTCCTTCTGCTACGTCAGATCCTCCGCACGCTTCCTCTCTCCCACTCACTCCGATCGCTTCCTCAGTCCTTCTACTTCCCTTCGTTTCTCTCCGACCCATACCCGACCCGAATTTCACGAAACCGGGTTCAAAGCCATTTCCGGAGCCTCCGTCAGCGCCAACAGCTCCCTTCCGACAACAGTCATTCACTTGGACGAAGAGGTGAACGGAGTTTCCTCCAGGGGTAATATCGTAAATGGCTTCGAAAGCACGGCGTCGTTTTCCGCCCTCCCGCTCCAGCCCGTTCCCCGAGGCGGCGAGCCCTTCGAGGTCAGCGGCTTCTTCCTCTCCGGTCCAATTGAAGCCAACGCCGTCTCCGGCCCTCTCCCTTCCGCCGCCGCCTACGGAGTCGGCGGCGGCGATGTTCCTTTCTCGGCGCCGCTGGCCGGACTTTACAGtaagaagaacaagaagaaggtGATTTCGGGGTTCCGGAAGACCTTCAACCGGAACACGCCGGAGAAGAAGCGGCCGTGGGTGGTGCCGGTGCTGAACTTTGccggaagaaaagaaagcgaGGGAAGGCCGCAGCAGCCGCCGcaggcggcggcggcggcgagcAATGTGCAGTGGGCGTTGGGGAAGGCTGGTGAGGATCGCGTCCACGTGGTGGTGTCGGAGGAGCTTGGATGGTTGTTCGTCGGGATTTACGACGGTTTCAACGGCGGCGACGCGCCGGAGTTTCTGATGGGGAACCTCTACCGCGCCGTTCATAACGAGCTTCAGGGTTTGTTCTGGGAacttgaagaagaagaacaaccgTTACCGCAAGAGAGCAATCCAGTGGTGGAAGGAACGGAGAGTAAACGGCGTAAGCTGTGGGAGCTTCTTGCCGAGGATGGACTCGACCTTTCGGGTTCGGATAGGTTCGCGTTTTCCGTGGACGATGCGTTGAGCGTTAACAACGCCAATGCTGGGTCTGCTGTGAGTAGAAGGTGGTTGTTGCTGTCGAAGCTGAAGCAGGGGTTGACGAAGCAGAAGGAGGGTGAAGGGAGAGGGTGGAATATGGGGAATGAGGAGAAGGAGAGGGAGAATCAAGAGAAGCATTGTGGGAGGAAGAGGAGAGTGGGACCGGTGGATCATGGACTGGTTTTGAGTGCCTTGTCTCGGGCGCTTGAAGTCACCGAGCTTGCTTATTTGGATATGACGGATAAGCTGCTGGACACGAATCCGGAGCTTGCTTTGATGGGTTCGTGTTTGTTGGTTGCATTGATGAGGGATGAGGATGTGTATGTCATGAATGTTGGGGATAGTCGGGCTATTGTTGCTCACTATGAACCGAAAGAGGTTGATTCTAGTGTTGAATTGGGAAGCAAGAGAGGTGTTGAGTCCGGTGCCCAGAGCATAGTTGAGGTCCCCCTGGGTTTGGGTCAAATTGGGAGTGCTCAACAAAAGAGGTTGGTGGCATTGCAGCTGTCCACTGATCACAGCACCAGCATTGAAGAA GAAGTCATTAGGATTAAAAACGAGCATCCTGATGATGCCCAATGTATAGTCAATGGCAGAGTTAAAGGTCGCCTTAAGGTCACCAGAGCATTTGGGGCTGGATTTTTGAAACAG CCGAAGTGGAATGATGCCGTACTAGAGATGTTTCGTAATGAATTTATTGGCACTGCTCCATATATATCCTGCTCTCCTTCACTATGTCACCATAGATTATGCCAGAGAGACCAGTTCCTGATCCTCTCATCTGATGGTTTATATCAATATCTAAACAATGATGAAGTGGTTTCTCATGTTGAGAGCTTCATGGAAAAATTTCCGGAAGGAGATCCAGCCCAACATTTAATAGAAGAACTGCTGCTCCGTGCAGCTAAGAAGGCTG GAATGGATTTTCATGAATTGCTGGATATCCCACAAGGAGATCGGAGGAAGTATCACGATGACGTTACTGTCATGGTGATATCACTTGAAGGGAGAATCTGGAAATCATCAGGGAAGTATCCATGA